The Coffea arabica cultivar ET-39 chromosome 2c, Coffea Arabica ET-39 HiFi, whole genome shotgun sequence genome includes the window GATAACCATACAGTTCGGCAGCACAACCGCCCTCCTCCCAGTGGAGAGAGTTCGAGCAAATGATTAAAAATGTACGAGAAAATCATTTATGGACCTGAAGATGCAGTCCCTCTGGCTTCTAATAACTACGAAACCATCGTGATAGAGGTCATCACCTGTAACTATAAGGTGAAGAAGGTATACATTGACAATGGCAGTGCCATCGATGTGCTGTACTACAAGACCTTTAAAGAGCTGCAGCAGGAGGACAGACAGCTCATCCCGGTCCGAACCCCATTGATCGGTTTTGTTGGTCCTTCGGTGAGGTTGGAGGGAATGATAACTCTCATGCTTACGGTGGGGGTGTCACCAAAGTGCCAAACTGTGCCAGTGAATTTTGCAGTGGTAAGAGAGCCTTCATCGTACAATATGATTCTGGGACGGCCCACCCTGAACGCCCTCCAGGCTGTCTGCTCCACCTTGCACTTCAGCATGAAATTCCCTATCCCTGCTAGGGTAGCTGAAATGCTCGGAGATCCAGAGGTAGCTAGAGCCTATTACATTGCAACTCTCAAGGGTAAGGAGAAATTGGTGGCTCAAACAGCTTGTTTGGAGCCCTGGGAGCCTATAGAGAAATGAGAGAGACTGGAGACGGATGAAGGGCTAGCCGAGCTGCCGGTCCGCCCGGAGCGACCTGAGCGAACGGTCAAGGTTGGCACCTGCCTAAGCGAGCTGACCCGGAACAAGTTAGAATCCCTTTTAGAGGAATACGCGGAGATCTTTGCTTGGAGTGCTGATGACATGCCAGGGATCCCCACCGAACTAGCGGTTCACAAGCTGCACGTGGACCCCAACGCCCGACCTgtgaaacagaaaaagaaaaactttgcGCCAGAGCGAAACGAAGTCGTCAAAAGTGAGGCATGCAAGCTGTTGGAGACTAAGATCGTGAAAGAGCACCATTACCCGACCTGGCTGGCTAACCCAGTGTTGGTCAAGAAGGAAGAACGAGTTTGGAGGATTTGCGTGGATTTCACTGACCTGAACAAGGCTTGTCCAAGGGACTGCTACCCCCTTCCACGAATAGACCAGCTCGTGGATTCCACCTCGGGATGCTTTTTGGACGCTTTCAAAGAGTATCACCAAATAGCCCTGGATGAGGAGGATCAGGAGAAGACCTCCTTTATCACCGAGAACAGCACTTATTGCTACGTCACCATGCTGTTTGGGCTGAAGAATGCAGGCGCGACCTACCAAAAGCTGGTCAATAGACTATTTAAGGACCAGATCGGTCGAAATATGGAGATCTAAGTGCATGACATGCTAGTAAAGAGCCGGAATTAGGAGCAGTTCATTGCTGATCTCAGGAAAATCTTCAATGTCCTTCGAAACTCACGGATGCGGCTAAATCCCAAGAAATGCACCTTTAGGGTCAGGTCGGAAAAATTTCTAGGCTACATGATTTCCAAAGGAGTAAGAGCTAACCCGGACAAAATCAAGGTCATCATGGACATGGCTCTGCCCAGAAATATTAAGGAGGTACAGCGCCTGGCTGAAGGATGGTAGCTCTGAACAGGTTCTTGTCCAAATCAGCAGTTTGGGGCTCCTCTTTCTTCAAGACCTTGAGAAGAGGTCCGTAATTCGAGTGGAACTCAGAGTGCTAGAAAGCGTTCGACGAGCTAAAGGCCCACCTTGCTCTGCTGCCAGCCTTAATATCTCCTGAATAGGGTGAAACCCTATTCATCTACCTAGCTGTGGGGCAGGAAGCTGTTAGCGTTGTGCTAGTACGAGAGGAAGACAAGGTCCAGAAGCCCGTATACTAAGTTAGTCGCGCCCTATAGGGGGCCGAAGCGAGGTATTCGGCGGTAGAACGATATGTCCTGACATTAGTTCATACAGTTCGGAAAGTCAGGTCATACTTCCAAGCTCACCCCATAGTAGTGGTGACGGATCAACCCCTAAAGTAGATCCTCTCTAAGCCTAATGTCTCGGGACGAATGGTGAAGTGGGCTGTAGAGCTGTCGGAGTATGATCTTGGATACCAGTCAAGGACAGCCATCAAAGCCCAAGCCCTGGCAGACTTCATAGTAGAAGGCATTTCTTTTGGATCATCCGAAACTAAGGTCGACTAGACCAGAGAAGCAGGAAAAGTCGGGGAGGACAAAGAAATTGCTAAGGACGCATGCGCCAGACGAGCAGCCGAAGCCCTACAGGCCCAAGAACCTACCAAGGTCACACAGACCCAAGAGACAGTCGAGGTCTTGCAGGCTGAAGACACTGCCGAGGTTGCCCAGACCAATAAGGTAGCAGAGGTCGA containing:
- the LOC140035716 gene encoding uncharacterized protein, giving the protein MYEKIIYGPEDAVPLASNNYETIVIEVITCNYKVKKVYIDNGSAIDVLYYKTFKELQQEDRQLIPVRTPLIGFVGPSVRLEGMITLMLTVGVSPKCQTVPVNFAVVREPSSYNMILGRPTLNALQAVCSTLHFSMKFPIPARVAEMLGDPEVARAYYIATLKGKEKLVAQTACLEPWEPIEK